A section of the Rossellomorea marisflavi genome encodes:
- a CDS encoding IS3 family transposase, whose product MSTKLKESSNHSSGVSCSSIVTAYEKCLIRLAGEQEQYSNKTKARVIQELKDQYDVKSLVEVAKIPRSTYYYWEQRLDRPDKYADVKAQILLVAHTYEGRYAYRRVTEHLKMIGFQHDPKTILRLMHEMGLAGTPD is encoded by the coding sequence ATGTCGACAAAATTGAAGGAGTCATCTAATCATTCAAGTGGAGTTTCATGTTCTTCTATTGTAACTGCCTATGAAAAGTGTCTGATCAGGCTTGCTGGTGAGCAAGAACAGTATTCCAATAAGACAAAGGCAAGAGTAATCCAGGAACTTAAGGATCAATACGATGTTAAGTCTCTTGTGGAAGTAGCAAAGATTCCTCGCAGCACTTATTACTATTGGGAGCAGCGGCTGGACCGCCCGGACAAATATGCCGACGTCAAAGCGCAGATCCTTCTCGTTGCCCATACGTACGAGGGGCGCTACGCCTATCGGCGGGTGACAGAACATTTGAAGATGATAGGCTTTCAACACGATCCCAAAACCATTCTTCGACTCATGCATGAGATGGGGCTTGCGGGTACGCCAGATTGA